From one Flavobacterium kingsejongi genomic stretch:
- a CDS encoding efflux RND transporter periplasmic adaptor subunit, with the protein MKIKYIVYSVLVIGIGALIYYRISANKDQGEGPKDKGGSKAPMAVNGIVTEGQSFANSLSLSGSVEANEQIDIQSEVSGIVEQINFQEGAPVTKGQVLFKVNDVELRAQAIQAATKQNLASENERRAKLLLEKEAISREEYDIASADFKTMKAQSQLINAQIAKTTVRAPFPGRIGLRSISPGTYVTPTTLIARLVNTSQVKITFSVPEKYAAQMKLDTKITFTVAGSKEKFTAKIYAIEPEVDVATRTLKMRAVADNPEGKLLPGTFANVELPLSMVLNAILIPTEAVVPVQDGKKVFITENGKAKEVKVETATRTDKEILITAGLKVGDTVLTTGVMGLKNDTPVKVNISAKK; encoded by the coding sequence ATGAAAATAAAATATATTGTCTATTCTGTCCTCGTTATCGGAATCGGGGCGTTAATTTATTACAGGATTTCTGCCAACAAAGACCAGGGTGAAGGCCCAAAAGATAAAGGAGGATCCAAAGCTCCAATGGCCGTTAATGGTATAGTAACCGAAGGTCAAAGTTTTGCCAACAGCCTTTCCCTATCGGGATCGGTAGAAGCCAACGAACAGATTGATATTCAGAGTGAGGTTTCCGGAATTGTAGAGCAGATCAATTTCCAGGAAGGGGCACCGGTCACCAAAGGACAGGTACTCTTTAAGGTAAATGACGTAGAACTCCGCGCACAGGCCATACAGGCTGCAACCAAACAAAACCTGGCTTCTGAAAATGAACGCCGTGCCAAGCTATTATTGGAAAAAGAAGCCATCAGCCGGGAGGAATACGATATTGCCAGTGCTGATTTCAAAACCATGAAAGCCCAGAGCCAATTGATCAATGCCCAAATTGCCAAAACAACAGTACGCGCCCCTTTCCCCGGAAGAATCGGCCTCCGCTCCATCTCTCCAGGGACTTACGTTACGCCAACGACCCTGATTGCACGGCTGGTAAATACTTCACAGGTTAAAATTACATTCTCCGTTCCGGAAAAATATGCGGCCCAGATGAAACTGGATACCAAAATAACCTTTACCGTTGCCGGTTCCAAAGAAAAATTTACCGCTAAAATATATGCTATTGAACCTGAAGTGGACGTTGCAACACGTACCTTAAAAATGCGTGCCGTAGCCGATAATCCGGAAGGAAAATTACTGCCGGGTACTTTTGCTAATGTCGAATTGCCATTAAGCATGGTACTCAATGCTATCCTTATTCCTACCGAAGCAGTAGTTCCGGTACAGGATGGAAAAAAAGTGTTTATCACCGAAAATGGTAAAGCAAAAGAAGTAAAAGTAGAAACAGCTACCCGTACTGATAAGGAAATACTGATTACCGCCGGACTAAAAGTCGGTGATACGGTGTTGACTACAGGAGTAATGGGGTTAAAAAATGATACGCCTGTCAAAGTAAACATCAGCGCTAAAAAATAA